A region of the Festucalex cinctus isolate MCC-2025b chromosome 8, RoL_Fcin_1.0, whole genome shotgun sequence genome:
AATGTTGATGTGACCTGtgggggaagtcaagtcaagtgccAAGTGCCATATCGTTTACATTTAActgattttccatccatccatccattttcttgaccgcttattcctcacaagggtcgcgggggctcctggcgcctatctcagctggctctgggcagtaggcgggggacaccctggactggttgccaaccaatcgcagggcacacagagacgaacaaccatccacacttacacGCACAACTAGGGAcatttcggagcgcccaattaacctgccatgcatgtctttggaatatgggaggagaccggagtttaactgattttgattaatcttttttttttcgtttttttttgttttttttttgtattctgtgATTTTTATCCCTTTAACTACTAAGAATGTCAATCAGTGGAGATGGACAAGCATACAACCTTCCCTTCTGACAGTTTTCAGTTTCTTTATTCCTTTGCTTCCTCAACCCATTATGATTTATGTTTTGGGGCACGTATAGAGACAAGTTATCTAAGCAACTATTACTTACTCAACAATTTGTATTCATAGCATGATGTTATAGTGGCCAAATATATGTATATCTTTATTGACAGACTCAAGTCCATtaagaacaaacaaataatacaacaaaatacaaaaaacacactAATATAAGAACACACATGTAAAATAGCCCTTAGTTTAAAAAACATACAGTTCATGTAACCAGTATTTCCAGAACAATGAAGTGTATCTAAATAATATAATCAAAAAGTacataataaaacaattaaCTATTGTTCAGTCAAAAataatatatctattttttgtgtgaaacgCTGCTGTGACTCTGAGCTGAaagaaagtaataataataataataataataataataataataataataataataataataataataataataataataatcgcgaCCCTTGTTgcgtaagcggttaagaaaatgggttggtggatgaataataataatgataatgaggcAGCTTCACAGAGCTCCACTTTTACATAtggccacatccaatatggcggtgGCGTTGACCTACGGCTAAGGTACAAATGCAGAGTTCACCATTCATTGTAAATCACGGATCTATCATGTAGACTAGAGTCTGCGTCCTGtcgttcagtttgtttgttttttgttttgttttttgtttttgtttttttaagggaacTTGTACTTATCATAATACGCAAGTCTAAGtgatatgaataaaataacaaaatatacgTCTATTTGTGTTATATTCCTCCCCCCTTTGCGGGGGCTACGTTTCCGGTTTCCAATCCATCACTACCTCCCTCATATTCGTGGGTTAAAATGAAAACGTCCACGGTTGGCTCTGTCCGAGTTTAAGACATTGCAATACTTTGCGCGTTTCGTTTAGCCTTCGTCCAATTTACGCACCATGTGTGATTTTGCTTTTTGTGGAGAAAGTTGCCAGAGTGCGCCGGGCTTCTGGACTCGGTAGCCAACGTCAACGTTAGCAAAGCTGCACGGCCTGCTGTGGCTCGACTATTCACGAAAGAGCCACTTTACTGCTCAGGTATTTAAAATAACCCAACCTATTTAGCATGACGCCGATGCATAGCTGGCGACATAGCTAGAAATTACAAGAGCGAAATTCgagaaatactgtacagtacaaaGACGGAGCTTCCTTGTTAACTAGCTGAGTTGCTAAGTACTAATATAAATGTAACATAATTGTTGCCCAGCCACCTAAACCACGTTCGTATTTTACAATGCTGATTGAGTAACTGTTTTTATTGCATGTGAAATTGAAAGACTGTATTGCAGTATAATGCAGTGGAGTTAATCTCATTAAGGTGTTTAGTGGTTGCAGATTtgtacaaagtatttaaaaaaaattactaatacAAGCTGCTTActtatatttcaaatatgttgtgTCAAATATAATTTAGTAGTATAATTAATAATCTATCAATTCCACCCTAAATTGCATTTTTACACATCAAATGTTTTGATTTCAAGCACACAATTATGATTTTTCTTGTCTTTATTTCTGCACAACAGGCTCAGCACCATGAATTTGGTTCGTCTAGTGTGCCGCCACAAGACTGCGCTGTTCCTGTGCACTGTGTGCACTTTTGCTGTGGTGCTTGTCTTCTTGGCCAAATGTACCTCAGAAACCCTGAAGCAGGCTCACGCTGATCCACCGGGCTTGGCCCCCCGCGCCAGCGCTTTTCATCCCCGTCCAGAGCAGCATGACCGAGCCGCCCCTTCCAAAGACGTGTCAGCGTTCCTTGTCGTCCTCATCACAACAGGGCCCAAGTACACCGAGCGCAGGAGTATCATCCGGAGCACGTGGCTGTCCAAGCGGGACTCGGACGTTATGGCCATGTTTGTCGTCGGAACTCTGGGCCTTTCCAACGACGACCTTCAGAACCTCAACGTCGAACAAGGACGGCACAAGGATCTGCTCCTACTGCCTGACTTGAAAGATTCTTATGAGAACTTAACCATGAAGCTGCTACACATGTACTCCTGGCTGGACCACAACGTGGACTTCAAGTTTGTCCTTAAAGCAGATGACGACACGTTCGTTCGCTTGGACCTCCTGAAAGAGGAGCTGCGAGGGAAAGAGCCCACTCGCTTGTACTGGGGCTTTTTCTCGGGCCGAGGGCGAGTCAAGACGGCTGGGAAGTGGCGGGAAAGCGCTTGGGAGCTGTGCGACTACTACCTGCCGTACGCGCTGGGCGGCGGCTACGTCCTGTCATCCGACCTGGTGCGATACGTGCGTCTTAACGCAGGCTACTTGAAAATGTGGCAGAGCGAGGACGTGTCACTGGGCGCCTGGCTGGCGCCGGTGGATGTGCGGCGGACGCACGACCCGCGCTTTGACACGGAATACAAATCCCGCGGGTGCAACAATAAATACTTGGTGACGCATAAGCAAAGTCTGGAGGACATGCTGGAGAAGCACCAGATGCTTCAGCGTGACGGCAGGCTGTGTAAGGAGGAAGTCAGGCTGCGACTCTCGTACGTGTACGACTGGGGTGTGCCGCCCTCGCAGTGCTGCCAGAGGAAGGAGGGCATTCCTTAATTTGGCTCCTTGTCCCGATTGATGTCTTTCATCGTTGCGTTTACACTTCAAGCCCCATTGTAGCCTTGTGTTCTCCTCATAAATCATCAAATGGTTGGATGTgatttgagtggataaaaatggagaatacagggagtccttgagttacgGCAGAGTTACGTTCCTACCAAGGTTatattagttaactaaaactaatgacaaaactaaaattaaaaaaaaacattttaacgaaataaaataaaaacgaaaatgctttttaaaaaaaacggaaactaagaaactacattttatgcttacaaaactaacaaactataatcatagcaaaaatgtccttcgtttttgtctttggtgcataatttaatgcatgagactttgggggtgatttgagtagatttattttgatattaactggaataaggacatttgaaagtgtctcacacagaagtgacgtcatctcgcagcagccaatagaaaagcaccttcagatgatgtcgctcgcatggtgttttttcaatattgcgcacaagtaatatacattaaaaaaaaaaaaaaactaatactgaaaataaataaaattataataaaacgaagcatttattaaataactaaaactaataaaaaataacagaatcaccctgaaaacaaattaaaactaaattaaaaaaacaaaactcaaaacgaaatcaaaactaactagaatgaaaaattccaaaactataataaccctggttcctacgctagcgatgtaaccaaaatggccgaccggGCGTAACCATTGTATAGTCTAAGCACCTTAGGTCAAGTgcaccttaactcgaggactccctataTTTACGGAAACGAAAGAAAGGTGTTAGAAGCTTGTATAATTATAGGAGATGCCGCAATCAAAGCATAGTGTTTTATATTGTTATGCTATGCTTTTTCCCACCCTACAAATGAAATGTTCCTAAATCCTGAAGTAGATCTTGGTAAGTCTGACCACCGTATTTCCTCACAGTGTGGCCTATAGCTGCAACATGTTAATCCTTGTCCATTTAAAGAATCACCCCAAACTGACGCCTACTTTGCTCCCTAGAAATAAAAGATGCTTATTAGATTTTAGAATGGTCTTATTCTATGTGGGACAAACTCAATTGTGAATTGTCTAGAAGAATAGCGAAGCTTTAAGTGACTTTATAGACTGTTACATGGCATTTTAATTAGACACTATTTGGAGGAACATTCATTTGTGATGTTTTATATTCTggcaatacatttttaaatgccttaccacCACTACTACACATAATActcatattaataataattattattattttttaaatcatgctgTATGCCAGTATAGAGACTGTCTTCCAATTATTACGACCACATAGGTTGTTTTGAACTGTGCCAAATTATGACCAAGTGTTACGTACTGTAGTTTAGCGACCTCTATCGGCCATGTAAATAGCGAAAAAATAGTAAAGCGTAGTTACTGGGAGTCGGGACTCGAACCCGGTAGTGTAGCTGGAAGACGAGTGGCTCTATCCAACTGATCT
Encoded here:
- the b3galt6 gene encoding beta-1,3-galactosyltransferase 6, with protein sequence MNLVRLVCRHKTALFLCTVCTFAVVLVFLAKCTSETLKQAHADPPGLAPRASAFHPRPEQHDRAAPSKDVSAFLVVLITTGPKYTERRSIIRSTWLSKRDSDVMAMFVVGTLGLSNDDLQNLNVEQGRHKDLLLLPDLKDSYENLTMKLLHMYSWLDHNVDFKFVLKADDDTFVRLDLLKEELRGKEPTRLYWGFFSGRGRVKTAGKWRESAWELCDYYLPYALGGGYVLSSDLVRYVRLNAGYLKMWQSEDVSLGAWLAPVDVRRTHDPRFDTEYKSRGCNNKYLVTHKQSLEDMLEKHQMLQRDGRLCKEEVRLRLSYVYDWGVPPSQCCQRKEGIP